A part of Deltaproteobacteria bacterium genomic DNA contains:
- the dnaJ gene encoding molecular chaperone DnaJ encodes MRELYEILGVNKSANQSDIKRAYRRLAHKYHPDKNPDNPTAEERFKEASMAYEILSDPEKRSQYDRVALGAYKKNRSASNSNSQADNGSNFTDVFSELFGDFIGRREKREQQRGRDRSYDLSVDFRTAAFGGERNIQIMRTQKCRDCHGLGAKPGTVQQLCHACGGTGNIKVQRGLFSVSKRCTYCRGRGRLITSKCQTCDGLGISEKQTQLKVRIPPGADNGTVVRYAGAGEPGKNGGGAGDLRIVIHVEPHPLYKRDGANIHLDLPISFRNAVLGANVEVPTLDGTVRVRLPPGTQSGRVFRLRQKGAQRLSSTERGDIFVKVIVETPQELRPEERDLVDALAPLEDERHLPKRAAFWRAAGEP; translated from the coding sequence ATGCGCGAACTCTACGAAATACTCGGAGTTAATAAAAGCGCTAATCAGAGCGATATTAAACGCGCATATCGTAGACTTGCGCATAAGTATCATCCCGATAAAAACCCAGATAATCCAACCGCTGAAGAGCGGTTTAAAGAAGCCTCCATGGCTTATGAAATTCTAAGTGACCCTGAAAAGCGCAGCCAATATGATCGCGTTGCATTAGGTGCATACAAAAAGAATAGATCTGCGTCCAATTCTAACTCTCAGGCTGACAATGGCTCAAATTTCACTGATGTTTTTTCAGAGTTATTTGGTGACTTTATCGGCAGACGAGAAAAACGCGAGCAACAACGAGGACGTGATCGAAGCTATGATCTTAGCGTAGACTTTCGCACTGCAGCTTTTGGTGGTGAACGCAATATTCAAATCATGCGCACACAAAAATGTCGTGACTGTCACGGTTTAGGGGCTAAACCAGGAACGGTTCAACAATTATGTCATGCCTGCGGTGGTACAGGTAATATCAAAGTACAACGCGGACTATTTTCGGTAAGCAAACGTTGTACTTATTGTCGTGGTCGTGGTCGCCTTATTACGTCTAAATGTCAAACTTGCGATGGTCTTGGTATTAGCGAAAAGCAGACACAACTTAAGGTGCGCATTCCTCCCGGTGCTGATAATGGCACTGTGGTACGTTATGCCGGTGCTGGTGAACCTGGTAAAAATGGTGGTGGTGCTGGTGATTTACGCATAGTTATTCACGTTGAACCGCATCCACTTTATAAACGCGATGGCGCCAACATTCATCTTGATTTGCCAATTAGTTTTCGCAATGCCGTCCTTGGTGCTAACGTCGAAGTGCCTACCCTAGATGGTACTGTACGTGTACGTTTACCGCCGGGTACCCAAAGTGGGCGGGTATTTCGCCTGCGCCAAAAAGGGGCACAACGTCTATCCAGTACCGAACGTGGCGATATTTTTGTAAAAGTGATTGTTGAGACTCCACAAGAATTAAGACCCGAAGAACGTGACTTAGTAGATGCACTAGCACCATTAGAAGATGAGCGACATTTACCAAAACGAGCTGCATTTTGGCGTGCTGCTGGCGAACCTTAA